A region from the Streptosporangium sp. NBC_01756 genome encodes:
- a CDS encoding outer membrane protein assembly factor BamB family protein: MSPVPTWWNRQMIGKTLWERQLHQRGSASALAVTEALVVVHERHTRLVCLDRHDCSVRWDVPIGTWPRAVVVAGDRCLVLPQDTDQLFCLDLTTGSAVWRAGLPQYSGHVVATAETVVVGGWRGYTPMLAFNVKDGRLLWRTQRRVATVRPLSWNGGMLLGEGSEAWSMDPRDGTELDRWRLPEPSVETDDRPAFTMIGPDRCLVPCGPRSVASIRLSSGLVERFFHHDADLSSSAAEFIGGVVWLRERGAGYLAVDPGDGSVLWNVDVGQPLVGGVVRDGEGFVVASAGGVLFRLRSDGHILERSLSATRVAALRDLGAGKMLMVTKGTLRMISIDHADEVNPVSTALRPGPSGFRTSGQL; the protein is encoded by the coding sequence ATGTCGCCGGTGCCCACCTGGTGGAATCGGCAGATGATCGGAAAGACGCTGTGGGAGCGGCAGCTTCATCAGAGGGGTTCTGCTTCGGCGCTGGCGGTGACAGAAGCCCTTGTCGTCGTCCATGAGCGCCACACCCGGCTTGTCTGCCTGGACCGCCACGACTGCTCTGTCCGCTGGGACGTTCCGATCGGAACCTGGCCGCGTGCCGTCGTGGTCGCCGGTGATCGTTGCCTGGTTCTGCCGCAGGACACCGACCAGCTGTTCTGTCTCGATCTCACGACGGGATCCGCGGTGTGGCGTGCAGGGTTGCCGCAATACTCCGGGCATGTCGTGGCCACCGCAGAGACGGTCGTCGTCGGCGGCTGGCGGGGTTACACGCCCATGCTTGCCTTTAACGTGAAGGATGGGCGGCTTCTGTGGCGGACACAGCGACGCGTGGCCACGGTGCGTCCTCTGTCTTGGAACGGCGGCATGCTGCTGGGAGAGGGCTCGGAAGCGTGGTCGATGGATCCACGAGATGGCACGGAACTGGACCGCTGGCGATTGCCGGAGCCATCGGTCGAAACCGACGATCGTCCGGCGTTCACCATGATCGGCCCTGACCGGTGTCTGGTACCGTGCGGCCCGCGATCCGTCGCGAGCATTCGATTGTCATCGGGTCTCGTCGAGCGGTTCTTCCATCACGATGCCGACCTCTCGTCCTCGGCCGCCGAGTTCATCGGTGGTGTGGTGTGGTTGCGAGAGCGAGGGGCCGGTTATCTCGCCGTCGACCCCGGAGACGGATCGGTGCTGTGGAACGTGGACGTCGGGCAGCCACTCGTCGGTGGGGTGGTTCGGGACGGCGAGGGTTTCGTGGTGGCCAGCGCGGGCGGTGTGCTCTTCCGCCTGCGGTCTGACGGACACATCCTGGAGCGGTCCTTGTCGGCCACCAGGGTGGCCGCATTGCGAGACCTTGGAGCGGGGAAGATGCTCATGGTGACCAAGGGAACCCTGAGGATGATTTCCATCGACCATGCCGACGAGGTGAATCCGGTGAGCACGGCACTCAGGCCTGGGCCATCCGGATTTCGGACTTCCGGCCAGCTGTGA
- a CDS encoding vitamin B12-dependent ribonucleotide reductase — protein sequence MTETVSGAAARGGKRLRKGLKMKRIFTTPGVHPYDEVRWERRDVVMTNWRDGSINFEQRDVEFPDSWSVNAANIVTTKYFRGAVGTSQREWSLKQLVDRVVGVYTRTAIEEGYFAGDEDAEIFDHELKHALINQVFSFNSPVWFNVGTASPQQVSACFILAVDDQMESILDWYKEEGVIFKGGSGSGVNLSRIRSSKELLSSGGTASGPVSFMRGADASAGTIKSGGATRRAAKMVVLDVDHPDIEEFIETKAREEDKVRALRDAGFDMDLGGKDIVSVQYQNANNSVRVSDEFMDAVKKGDQFGLRARLTGEVIEKIDARALFRKMATAAWECADPGVQYDDTINDWHTSPETGRITASNPCSEYLHLDNSSCNLASINLMKFLKDDNSFDIANFVKITELIITAMDVSITFADFPTEKIEQTTRAYRQLGIGYANLGALLMATGHAYDSEGGRAVAGAITSLMTGASYRRSAELAGVVGPYDGYARNADAHKRVMRKHAEANDGLRTLDAIDGAIHAEASKQWQECLRVGDKNGYRNAQASLLAPTGTIGLMMDCDTTGIEPDLALVKFKKLVGGGSMQIVNQTIPRALRQLSYPEEQVEAIVEYIAANGHVVDAPGLRPEHYEVFDCAMGERAIAPMGHVRMMAAAQPFLSGAISKTVNLPESATVEDIEQVYMEGWKLGLKALAVYRDNCKVGQPLSVAGKKTEEKAAPAEPEIQVVEISRPTRRRMPNQRPSTTTRFTVGGAKGYMTASSYPDDGLGEVFLKMSKQGSTLAGVMDAFSVAISIGLQYGVPLETYVGKFVNMRFDPAGMTDDPDIRMAASVMDYIFRRLALDHLPYDERAALGIFSASERAAQQRGEDPTPIQTDEVIAELATSAPIEQPQLEAPVQAAPERVGSLESHQGRTADAPLCMTCGTKMRPAGSCYVCEGCGSTSGCS from the coding sequence ATGACAGAGACGGTCAGTGGCGCAGCCGCGCGTGGGGGCAAGCGGTTGCGCAAGGGGTTGAAGATGAAGCGGATCTTCACCACCCCCGGGGTGCATCCCTATGACGAGGTGCGCTGGGAGCGCCGTGACGTCGTGATGACCAACTGGCGGGACGGCTCGATCAACTTCGAGCAGCGGGACGTGGAGTTTCCGGACTCCTGGTCGGTCAACGCCGCCAACATCGTGACCACCAAATACTTCCGTGGCGCGGTCGGCACCTCGCAGCGCGAGTGGAGCCTGAAGCAGCTCGTCGACCGGGTGGTGGGCGTCTACACCAGGACCGCGATCGAGGAGGGCTACTTCGCCGGCGACGAGGATGCCGAGATCTTCGACCACGAGCTCAAGCACGCGCTGATCAACCAGGTCTTCAGCTTCAACTCGCCGGTCTGGTTCAACGTGGGCACGGCTTCGCCGCAGCAGGTCAGCGCCTGCTTCATCTTGGCCGTCGACGACCAGATGGAGTCCATCCTCGACTGGTACAAGGAAGAGGGTGTGATCTTCAAGGGCGGTTCGGGGTCCGGTGTCAACCTCTCCCGGATCCGTTCGTCGAAGGAACTGCTCTCCAGCGGCGGCACGGCCAGCGGCCCGGTCTCCTTCATGCGTGGCGCGGACGCCTCCGCGGGCACCATCAAATCCGGTGGCGCCACCCGCCGCGCGGCCAAGATGGTCGTCCTGGATGTGGACCACCCCGACATCGAGGAGTTCATCGAGACCAAGGCGCGTGAGGAGGACAAGGTCCGCGCGCTGCGCGACGCCGGATTCGACATGGACCTGGGCGGCAAGGACATCGTCTCCGTCCAGTACCAGAACGCCAACAACTCCGTGCGCGTCTCCGATGAGTTCATGGACGCGGTGAAGAAGGGCGACCAGTTCGGCCTGCGTGCCCGCCTCACCGGCGAGGTCATCGAGAAGATCGACGCCAGGGCGCTGTTCCGTAAGATGGCGACGGCCGCATGGGAGTGCGCCGACCCCGGTGTCCAGTACGACGACACGATCAACGACTGGCACACCAGCCCGGAGACGGGCCGCATCACCGCCAGCAACCCGTGCTCGGAGTATCTCCACCTGGACAACTCCTCCTGCAACCTGGCCAGCATCAACCTGATGAAGTTCCTGAAGGACGACAACTCCTTCGACATCGCGAACTTCGTGAAGATCACTGAGCTGATCATCACCGCGATGGACGTCTCCATCACCTTCGCCGACTTCCCGACCGAGAAGATCGAGCAGACCACGCGCGCCTACCGCCAGCTCGGCATCGGTTACGCCAACCTCGGCGCGCTGCTCATGGCCACCGGCCACGCCTACGACTCCGAGGGCGGCCGGGCCGTCGCCGGAGCCATCACCTCGCTGATGACCGGTGCCTCCTACCGCCGCAGCGCCGAACTGGCCGGAGTCGTCGGTCCGTACGACGGCTACGCGCGCAACGCCGACGCGCACAAGCGCGTGATGCGCAAGCACGCGGAGGCGAACGACGGCCTGCGCACGCTGGACGCGATCGACGGGGCGATCCACGCCGAGGCCTCCAAGCAGTGGCAGGAATGCCTCCGCGTCGGAGACAAGAACGGATACCGGAACGCGCAGGCCTCGTTGCTGGCGCCCACGGGGACCATCGGGCTCATGATGGACTGCGACACCACCGGCATCGAGCCCGACCTCGCCCTGGTCAAGTTCAAGAAGCTCGTCGGCGGCGGCTCCATGCAGATCGTCAACCAGACGATTCCCCGGGCACTGCGGCAGCTGTCCTACCCGGAGGAGCAGGTCGAGGCGATCGTCGAGTACATCGCGGCCAACGGCCACGTCGTGGACGCCCCCGGGCTCAGGCCCGAGCACTACGAGGTGTTCGACTGCGCGATGGGGGAGCGGGCGATCGCCCCGATGGGCCACGTCCGCATGATGGCCGCCGCCCAGCCGTTCCTGTCCGGCGCCATCTCCAAGACGGTCAACCTGCCCGAGTCCGCGACGGTCGAGGACATCGAGCAGGTCTACATGGAGGGCTGGAAGCTCGGCCTCAAGGCCCTGGCCGTCTACCGTGACAACTGCAAGGTGGGCCAGCCGCTCTCGGTCGCCGGTAAGAAGACCGAGGAGAAGGCCGCACCCGCGGAGCCGGAGATCCAGGTCGTGGAGATCAGCCGCCCGACCCGTCGCCGGATGCCGAACCAGCGTCCCAGCACCACCACCCGCTTCACCGTGGGTGGGGCCAAGGGCTACATGACCGCCTCGTCCTACCCCGACGACGGTCTCGGCGAGGTCTTCCTGAAGATGTCCAAGCAGGGCTCGACCCTCGCGGGCGTCATGGACGCCTTCTCGGTGGCCATCTCCATCGGCCTGCAGTACGGCGTGCCGCTGGAGACCTATGTCGGCAAGTTCGTCAACATGCGCTTCGACCCGGCCGGCATGACCGACGACCCGGACATCCGCATGGCCGCCTCGGTGATGGACTACATCTTCCGTCGGCTGGCCCTGGATCATCTGCCCTACGACGAGCGGGCCGCCCTCGGGATCTTCTCCGCCTCCGAGCGCGCCGCCCAGCAGCGCGGCGAGGACCCGACCCCGATCCAGACCGACGAGGTCATCGCCGAGCTGGCCACATCGGCGCCGATCGAGCAGCCGCAGCTGGAGGCTCCGGTCCAGGCCGCGCCGGAACGGGTCGGTTCCCTGGAGTCCCACCAGGGCCGCACCGCCGACGCGCCGCTCTGCATGACCTGTGGCACCAAGATGCGCCCGGCCGGTAGCTGCTACGTCTGTGAGGGCTGCGGCTCCACCAGCGGCTGCAGCTGA
- the nrdR gene encoding transcriptional regulator NrdR, with protein sequence MHCPFCRHPDTRVIDSRSTEDGGAIRRRRTCPECGRRFTTQETVLLMVSKRSGVTEPFFREKVIAGVRRACQGRPVSEDSLAQLGQRVEEGIRATGSAEIAAHEVGLAILGPLRELDEVAYLRFASVYRSFETLADFETEIMQLRADRPAEQD encoded by the coding sequence GTGCACTGTCCGTTCTGCAGGCACCCTGACACGCGGGTCATCGACAGCCGGTCCACCGAGGACGGCGGGGCCATCCGCCGCAGGCGCACGTGTCCGGAGTGTGGGCGCAGGTTCACCACTCAGGAGACCGTGCTGCTCATGGTCAGCAAGCGCAGTGGGGTGACCGAGCCCTTCTTCAGGGAAAAGGTGATCGCGGGCGTCCGGCGGGCATGCCAGGGACGCCCGGTCAGTGAAGACTCGCTGGCCCAGCTGGGCCAGCGAGTGGAGGAGGGCATCCGGGCGACCGGGTCGGCGGAGATCGCGGCCCATGAGGTCGGGCTGGCGATCCTGGGGCCGCTCCGCGAGCTGGACGAGGTGGCCTACCTGAGATTCGCCTCGGTCTACCGGAGTTTCGAGACCCTGGCGGATTTCGAGACCGAGATCATGCAACTGCGGGCGGATCGTCCCGCTGAGCAGGACTGA
- a CDS encoding LysM peptidoglycan-binding domain-containing protein, with protein sequence MKTAVAAGGAGRAGARRPGPVGDIRYAGAPFRLTKRGRGVVLAALALIALGVLWAAARIDAASAVEQKGRAGLPRVVVRGGDTLWEIADAVTKEKDLTPTVNRIMDLNGLSGSVIQPGARLYLPGGPSS encoded by the coding sequence ATGAAAACGGCTGTGGCGGCAGGGGGAGCCGGGCGGGCGGGCGCCCGGCGGCCGGGTCCGGTGGGGGACATCCGATACGCTGGTGCGCCCTTCCGGCTCACCAAGCGGGGGAGGGGAGTGGTGCTGGCGGCTCTCGCGCTGATCGCCCTGGGGGTGCTCTGGGCTGCCGCGCGCATCGACGCCGCCTCGGCGGTCGAGCAGAAGGGGCGGGCGGGGCTGCCGCGGGTCGTGGTGCGTGGCGGTGACACGCTGTGGGAGATCGCGGACGCGGTCACCAAGGAGAAGGACCTCACCCCGACGGTCAATCGGATCATGGATCTCAACGGCCTGTCCGGATCGGTGATCCAGCCGGGGGCCCGGCTCTATCTCCCCGGCGGTCCCTCCTCCTGA
- the lexA gene encoding transcriptional repressor LexA has protein sequence MSEHDKNGSAVSDLAVRRRDSLGLTPRQRKILEVIRDSVQQRGYPPSMREIGEAVQLTSTSSVSHQLTALQRKGYLRRDPHRPRALEVRLPGEPALWMDPATGDDETPISRPTAAYVPLVGRIAAGGPILAEESVEDVFALPKQLVGEGTLFLLQVTGDSMIEAAIANGDWVVVRQQPVADNGDVVAAMIDGEATVKTFKRKDGHVWLVPHNPNYDPIPGDDATVLGKVVAVLRKL, from the coding sequence ATGAGCGAGCATGACAAGAACGGTTCGGCCGTCAGTGACCTGGCGGTGCGCAGGCGTGACTCCCTTGGCCTCACCCCCAGGCAGCGGAAGATCCTTGAAGTGATCCGCGATTCGGTGCAGCAGCGCGGCTACCCGCCTTCCATGCGAGAGATCGGCGAGGCGGTGCAGCTCACCAGCACCTCCAGTGTGTCGCACCAGTTGACGGCGCTGCAGCGCAAGGGATATCTGCGCCGCGATCCGCACCGCCCCCGTGCGCTCGAGGTCCGCCTCCCCGGAGAGCCGGCGTTGTGGATGGATCCCGCCACGGGCGACGACGAGACCCCGATCAGCCGCCCGACCGCCGCCTACGTGCCGCTCGTCGGCCGGATCGCCGCCGGTGGCCCGATCCTCGCGGAGGAGAGCGTCGAGGACGTCTTCGCCCTCCCCAAGCAGCTCGTCGGTGAGGGCACGCTCTTCCTGCTCCAGGTGACCGGTGACTCGATGATCGAGGCCGCCATCGCCAACGGCGACTGGGTGGTCGTCCGCCAGCAGCCCGTCGCGGACAACGGAGACGTGGTCGCCGCCATGATCGACGGCGAGGCCACGGTCAAGACTTTCAAGCGCAAGGACGGCCACGTCTGGCTCGTCCCGCACAACCCGAACTACGACCCGATCCCCGGCGACGATGCCACCGTCCTGGGCAAGGTCGTGGCGGTGCTGCGCAAGCTCTGA
- the leuS gene encoding leucine--tRNA ligase gives MQSDEQHYDPQVLQVKWQQRWEELDPFRASDDPADPRERRYLLDMFAYPSGDLHMGHAEAFGLSDVLSRYWFQKGYNVLHPIGWDSFGLPAENAAIRRNAHPAEWTYANIETQANSFKRYAVSVDWSRRLHTSDVAYYRWTQWLFTRFFERGLAYRKGGLVNWCPNDQTVLANEQVVAGKCERCGAVVVRRELTQWYFKITEYADRLLDDMAQLEGGWPERVLTMQRNWIGRSEGADVDFVIEGRDEPVTVYTTRPDTLYGATFFVVAPDAPLAEEIVTDDRLEAFEAYRTEVSKLSDIDRLATDKEKTGVFLGRYAINPVNGERMPIWAADYVLSDYGHGAIMAVPAHDQRDLDFARAFGLPVRVVVHTGLADPGETGVATTGEGSLVNSGPLDGLPKAEAISKIIEVLTQRGTGKPTVNFRLRDWLLSRQRFWGCPIPIIHCADCGEVPVPDDQLPVTLPDLRGEALAPKGVSPLASADDWVNVSCPKCGGPARRDTDTMDTFVDSSWYFLRYPDPAYEDGPFDVEKIRQWGPVDQYVGGVEHAVLHLLYSRFFTKVLHDMGMVDFTEPFTRLLNQGQVVNQGKAMSKSLGNGVDLGEQIDAYGVDAVRLTMVFAGPPEDDIDWADVSPAASQKFLARAFRVMAEAGAASAPGVDAATGDLELRKVVHRTVDEVTKLVDSHRFNVAVARMMELTSAARKAIDSGPGAADPAVREAAETLAVMLSLVAPYAAEEGWERLGHPASVARAGWPVVEPALLVQDSVTCVVQVAGKVRDRLEVSPEISDADLEALALASDKVRAFLSGAPRKVVVRAPKLVNIVP, from the coding sequence ATGCAGAGCGACGAGCAGCACTACGACCCGCAGGTCCTGCAGGTCAAGTGGCAGCAGCGGTGGGAGGAACTCGACCCATTCCGGGCTTCCGACGATCCCGCCGACCCCCGTGAGCGGCGCTATCTGCTCGACATGTTCGCCTATCCCTCGGGCGATCTGCACATGGGGCACGCCGAGGCCTTCGGTCTCAGCGACGTTCTGTCGCGCTACTGGTTCCAGAAGGGTTACAACGTCCTGCACCCCATCGGGTGGGACTCCTTCGGACTGCCCGCCGAGAACGCCGCGATCCGCCGGAACGCGCACCCGGCCGAGTGGACCTACGCCAACATCGAGACCCAGGCCAACTCCTTCAAGCGCTACGCGGTCTCCGTCGACTGGTCCCGGCGCCTGCACACCAGCGACGTCGCGTACTACAGATGGACCCAGTGGCTGTTCACCCGCTTCTTCGAGCGCGGTCTGGCCTACCGCAAGGGCGGTCTGGTCAACTGGTGCCCCAACGACCAGACCGTGCTGGCCAACGAACAGGTCGTGGCCGGCAAGTGTGAGCGCTGCGGGGCCGTCGTCGTCCGCCGCGAACTGACCCAGTGGTACTTCAAGATCACTGAATACGCCGACCGGCTGCTGGACGACATGGCCCAGTTGGAGGGCGGCTGGCCGGAGCGCGTGCTGACCATGCAGCGCAACTGGATCGGCAGGTCCGAGGGCGCCGACGTCGACTTCGTGATCGAGGGCCGCGACGAGCCGGTCACCGTCTACACCACCCGTCCCGACACCTTGTACGGTGCGACCTTCTTCGTGGTCGCTCCGGACGCGCCGCTGGCCGAGGAGATCGTCACGGACGACCGGCTGGAGGCCTTCGAGGCCTACCGGACGGAGGTGTCCAAGCTGTCCGACATCGACCGGCTGGCCACCGACAAGGAGAAGACCGGGGTCTTCCTGGGCCGTTATGCGATCAACCCGGTCAACGGCGAGCGGATGCCGATCTGGGCGGCCGACTACGTCCTGTCCGACTACGGCCACGGCGCCATCATGGCGGTCCCCGCGCACGACCAGCGCGACCTGGACTTCGCCCGCGCTTTCGGCCTGCCGGTGCGGGTCGTGGTCCACACCGGTCTGGCCGACCCGGGCGAGACCGGTGTCGCGACCACCGGAGAGGGCTCCCTGGTCAACTCGGGCCCGCTGGACGGCCTCCCCAAGGCCGAGGCGATCTCCAAGATCATCGAGGTGCTGACCCAGCGCGGCACCGGCAAGCCGACGGTCAACTTCCGTCTGCGCGACTGGCTGCTGTCCCGCCAGCGCTTCTGGGGCTGCCCGATTCCGATCATCCACTGCGCCGACTGCGGCGAGGTCCCCGTCCCGGACGACCAACTGCCCGTCACCCTGCCCGACCTGCGCGGTGAGGCGCTCGCTCCCAAGGGCGTCTCCCCGCTGGCGTCGGCCGACGACTGGGTCAACGTCTCCTGCCCCAAGTGCGGTGGCCCGGCCCGACGCGACACCGACACGATGGACACCTTCGTCGACTCCTCGTGGTACTTCCTGCGCTACCCGGACCCGGCCTACGAGGACGGCCCGTTCGACGTGGAGAAGATCCGCCAGTGGGGCCCCGTCGACCAGTACGTCGGCGGTGTCGAGCACGCGGTGCTGCACCTGCTGTACTCCCGGTTCTTCACCAAGGTCCTGCACGACATGGGCATGGTCGACTTCACCGAGCCCTTCACCCGCCTGCTGAACCAGGGCCAGGTGGTGAACCAGGGCAAGGCGATGTCCAAGTCCCTGGGCAACGGTGTGGACCTGGGGGAGCAGATCGACGCCTACGGTGTGGACGCCGTCCGGCTGACCATGGTGTTCGCCGGCCCGCCGGAGGACGACATCGACTGGGCGGACGTCTCCCCGGCCGCCTCGCAGAAGTTCCTGGCCCGCGCGTTCCGCGTGATGGCGGAGGCCGGTGCGGCCTCCGCGCCGGGTGTGGACGCCGCCACCGGGGACCTGGAACTGCGCAAGGTCGTCCACCGGACCGTCGACGAGGTCACCAAGCTGGTCGACTCCCACCGGTTCAACGTTGCGGTGGCCCGCATGATGGAGCTCACGAGCGCGGCCCGCAAGGCCATCGACTCCGGTCCCGGCGCCGCCGACCCGGCTGTCCGCGAGGCCGCCGAGACTCTGGCGGTCATGCTCTCCCTGGTCGCGCCGTACGCCGCGGAGGAGGGCTGGGAGCGTCTGGGCCACCCCGCCTCGGTCGCCAGAGCCGGATGGCCGGTCGTCGAGCCGGCCCTGCTGGTCCAGGACTCCGTCACCTGCGTCGTCCAGGTCGCGGGCAAGGTCCGCGACCGGCTGGAGGTCTCTCCGGAGATCTCCGACGCCGACCTGGAGGCTCTGGCACTCGCCTCGGACAAGGTCCGGGCCTTCCTGTCCGGCGCCCCTCGCAAGGTCGTCGTCCGCGCGCCCAAGCTGGTCAACATCGTCCCGTAG
- a CDS encoding cytochrome P450, whose translation MSVTPAERKPIVSVADFDLSDYDFWARPMAEREHAFQLLRGLDRPAFYEEAEISFAPRGPGYYALVKHADILEASRNPEVFSSGEGGATNIPDMPPEFTEYFGSMINMDDPRHARLRRIVSRAFTPKMIKQFEADVDAAAIRIVDDLVATGPGCDFVTEVAAKLPLKIICDMMGIPEKDYGSVFDRSNVILGGFDPEYGGDDMTTVAEKLLTAGMELQQLVQDLAAHRVEHPTGDLTSSLVNANIDGEQLTAQELGSFFILLVVAGNETTRNAISYGLRLLTQNPDQRELLLADLDGRLPGAVEEIVRLASPVNFMRRKVTRDHEMNGHLYRKGQKVVLYYWAANRDEAVFTDPYRFDIQRTEGPHVGFGGPGPHFCLGAHLARREITVMFRELLRRIPRIEGGRPERLYSSFINGIKHMDCAF comes from the coding sequence ATGAGCGTAACGCCAGCCGAACGGAAGCCCATCGTCTCGGTCGCCGACTTCGACCTGTCGGACTACGACTTCTGGGCCAGACCCATGGCGGAACGGGAACACGCCTTCCAGCTCCTGCGCGGCCTGGACCGCCCCGCCTTCTACGAGGAGGCGGAGATCTCCTTCGCGCCACGGGGGCCCGGTTACTACGCACTGGTCAAACACGCCGACATCCTGGAAGCCAGCCGTAACCCCGAGGTGTTCTCCTCAGGAGAGGGCGGAGCCACCAACATCCCGGACATGCCGCCGGAGTTCACCGAGTACTTCGGGTCGATGATCAATATGGACGATCCGAGGCACGCCCGGCTCCGCCGGATCGTCTCCCGGGCGTTCACCCCCAAAATGATCAAGCAGTTCGAGGCCGACGTCGATGCGGCGGCCATCCGGATCGTGGACGACCTGGTCGCGACCGGACCCGGCTGCGACTTCGTCACCGAGGTCGCCGCCAAGCTGCCCTTGAAGATCATCTGCGACATGATGGGGATCCCGGAGAAGGACTACGGTTCCGTCTTCGACCGGTCCAATGTGATCCTCGGCGGGTTCGATCCCGAATACGGCGGCGACGACATGACCACGGTCGCCGAGAAACTGCTGACCGCCGGCATGGAGCTGCAGCAGCTCGTCCAGGACCTTGCCGCGCACCGGGTCGAGCATCCCACGGGGGATCTCACCTCATCGCTGGTCAACGCCAACATCGACGGGGAGCAGCTCACCGCTCAGGAGCTCGGGTCGTTCTTCATCCTGTTGGTCGTGGCGGGCAACGAGACCACGCGCAACGCCATCTCCTACGGCCTGCGCCTGCTCACCCAGAATCCGGACCAGCGGGAGCTGCTCCTGGCCGATCTGGACGGCCGCCTCCCCGGCGCGGTCGAGGAGATCGTCCGGCTGGCCTCCCCGGTGAACTTCATGCGCCGCAAGGTAACCCGCGACCACGAGATGAACGGTCACCTCTACCGCAAGGGTCAGAAGGTGGTCCTTTACTACTGGGCGGCCAATCGCGACGAGGCGGTCTTCACCGACCCCTACCGGTTCGACATCCAGCGGACCGAGGGGCCCCATGTGGGCTTCGGCGGCCCGGGACCGCACTTCTGTCTCGGCGCCCACCTGGCCCGCCGGGAGATCACCGTGATGTTCCGCGAGCTGCTCCGGCGCATACCGCGGATCGAGGGCGGCAGGCCGGAGCGGCTCTACTCCAGTTTCATCAACGGCATCAAGCACATGGACTGTGCGTTCTGA
- a CDS encoding cytochrome P450 gives MTVSLSDIDLSDIAFWERPMAEREAAFALLRAQAAPVRFAEPEISFAPPGPGYYAVVRHADIIEASRNPEVFSSGRGSTSIQDLGSEFGEYFGSMINMDDPRHARLRRIVSRAFTPKMIKQFEADVQVEATRIVDDLIATGPGCDFVTEAAAKLPLKVICDMMGIGPEHYQTVFDASNIILSGGDPEFIQDISRAAELLLGAGQRLQDLVVSLAAEGGDNLITSLTNANIDGEKLTMQELGSFFILLVVAGNETTRNAISHGLHLFTENPDQRELLLADLDGGLPGAVEEIVRLASPVAWMRRTLTRDHEMNGHLYRKGDKVLLYYWAANRDEAVFTDPYRFDIQRTEGPHVGFGGPGPHFCLGAHLARREITVMFRELFTRIPDIRSVGEPDRLRSSFINGIKHLDCDFGSAPLT, from the coding sequence GTGACGGTTTCACTGTCGGACATCGATCTGTCGGACATCGCCTTCTGGGAGCGGCCGATGGCCGAGCGTGAGGCGGCCTTCGCCTTGCTGCGCGCCCAGGCGGCTCCGGTCCGGTTCGCCGAGCCGGAGATCAGCTTCGCCCCTCCGGGCCCGGGCTACTACGCCGTGGTGAGGCATGCCGATATCATCGAGGCCAGCCGCAATCCCGAGGTCTTCTCCTCGGGCCGGGGCTCCACCTCCATCCAGGACCTGGGCTCGGAGTTCGGTGAATACTTCGGGTCGATGATCAATATGGACGATCCGAGGCACGCCCGGCTCCGCCGGATCGTCTCCCGGGCGTTCACCCCCAAGATGATCAAGCAGTTCGAGGCCGACGTCCAGGTCGAGGCCACCCGGATCGTGGACGACCTGATCGCGACCGGACCCGGCTGCGACTTCGTCACCGAGGCCGCCGCCAAGCTGCCGCTGAAGGTCATCTGCGACATGATGGGCATCGGCCCCGAGCACTACCAGACGGTCTTCGACGCCTCCAACATCATTCTGTCCGGCGGCGACCCGGAGTTCATCCAGGACATCAGCCGCGCGGCCGAGCTGCTCCTCGGCGCCGGGCAACGCCTCCAGGATCTCGTCGTCTCCCTGGCCGCCGAAGGCGGCGACAACCTCATCACCTCCCTGACCAACGCCAACATCGACGGCGAGAAGCTGACGATGCAGGAGCTCGGGTCGTTCTTCATCTTGTTGGTCGTGGCGGGCAACGAGACCACGCGCAACGCGATCTCGCATGGTCTGCACCTGTTCACCGAGAATCCGGACCAGCGGGAGCTGCTCCTGGCCGATCTGGACGGTGGCCTCCCCGGCGCGGTCGAGGAGATCGTCCGACTGGCCTCCCCGGTCGCCTGGATGCGCCGCACCCTCACCCGTGATCACGAGATGAACGGGCACCTCTACCGCAAGGGCGACAAGGTCCTGCTCTACTACTGGGCGGCCAATCGCGACGAGGCGGTCTTCACCGACCCCTACCGGTTCGACATCCAGCGGACCGAGGGGCCCCATGTGGGCTTCGGCGGCCCGGGACCGCACTTCTGTCTCGGCGCCCACCTGGCCCGCCGGGAGATCACCGTGATGTTCCGCGAGCTGTTCACCCGGATCCCGGACATCCGCTCCGTCGGCGAGCCCGACCGCCTCCGCTCCAGCTTCATCAACGGCATCAAGCACCTTGACTGCGACTTCGGAAGCGCTCCATTGACGTGA